The Chitinophagaceae bacterium region GGACACTCTCATATAAAAGTGTTGAGATAAAAAGCAAGGAGATGAGATACCTAAAATGGTAAATCATCGGCATTATCAGGAGTATTGGATGTATCTGTATAAGAAGAAGTGCTTTCTGATTTTGAAGAGTATGAATCTTTATTTTCAGAAGATGCATATTCACTTTTTCCTAATAGGAGCATTTGTTTTCCTTCTATTTCTGTATTTTTTCTTTTGGTACCATCTTTTGCTTCGTATTCTCTTGTTTTGAGTTTACCTTCTACATATACTTGACTTCCTTTTTTGAGGTATTTTTCTGCTATTTCTGCCAAAGGAGACCATACTACCACACGGTGCCATTCTGTATTGGTAACTTCTTCGCCATTCTCTTTTTTGTATTTTTCACTTGTAGCCAAAGAGAAATTAGCTACTGTTCTCCCACTATCCAAACGTCTTACCTCTGGGTCACCTCCAAGATGCCCAATTAATGTAACTTTATTTAATCCAGACATAATTTATTGTAATTTATAATTGAAGATATAATATATAATTGTTTATTTATTTTCATTGGAACATGGTGCTGTATCCTGTCCTTACATTTGCGGGACGACACCATATAACCGCATAATTATAAGTATCTACCAAAGTATTAGAAATAGTAAACGTTCTTGGTCCTACATTTCTTCCGTTAGAAAGAGAAGATACAAGTTTTGCACTTGAAATATTGGTTTGAGAGTTAGACAGGTGGAGTTCTATACTGAGAGCAGGATCTATGTTTAAATTATTATGAAACGTTATCAAAAGAGAATCGTTATTCATTTGTGTGATAGATATATCGCCCATTGCATAATGACCTACGGGATTCATAGAAGCTGTTCGGGTAAGTTTTGATATAACATTTACTTTAAAATTGTTACTGGATATACCATCTACTG contains the following coding sequences:
- the ssb gene encoding single-stranded DNA-binding protein yields the protein MSGLNKVTLIGHLGGDPEVRRLDSGRTVANFSLATSEKYKKENGEEVTNTEWHRVVVWSPLAEIAEKYLKKGSQVYVEGKLKTREYEAKDGTKRKNTEIEGKQMLLLGKSEYASSENKDSYSSKSESTSSYTDTSNTPDNADDLPF